From Myotis daubentonii chromosome 7, mMyoDau2.1, whole genome shotgun sequence, a single genomic window includes:
- the INHBB gene encoding inhibin beta B chain, with product MDGLPCWALRAACLLLLAAGWLGPEAWGSPTPPPSPAAPPPPPPPGASGGSPDTCTSCGGFRRPEELGRVDGDFLEAVKRHILSRLQMRGRPNITHAVPKAAMVTALRKLHAGKVREDGRVEIPHLDGHASPGADGQERVSEIISFAETDGLASSRVRLYFFISNEGNQNLFVVQASLWLYLKLLPYVLEKGSRRKVRVKVYHQEQGHGDRWDVVEKKVDLKRSGWHTFPLTEAIQALFERGERRLNLDVQCDGCQELAVVPVFVDPSEESHRPFVVVQARLGDSRHRIRKRGLECDGRTNLCCRQQFFIDFRLIGWNDWIIAPTGYYGNYCEGSCPAYLAGVPGSASSFHTAVVNQYRMRGLNPGTVSSCCIPTKLSTMSMLYFDDEYNIVKRDVPNMIVEECGCA from the exons ATGGACGGGCTGCCCTGTTGGGCGCTGAGGGCCGCCTGCCTTTTGCTGCTGGCGGCCGGCTGGCTGGGGCCGGAGGCCTGGGGCTCGCCCACGCCCCCGCCttcgcccgccgccccgccgccgcccccgccgcccggaGCTTCGGGAGGCTCACCGGACACCTGCACGTCGTGCGGCGGCTTCCGGAGGCCAGAGGAGCTGGGCCGGGTGGACGGCGACTTCCTGGAGGCCGTGAAGCGGCACATCTTGAGCCGCCTGCAGATGCGGGGCCGGCCCAACATCACGCACGCTGTGCCCAAGGCCGCCATGGTCACGGCTCTGCGAAAGCTGCACGCGGGCAAGGTGCGCGAGGACGGCCGTGTGGAGATCCCGCACCTCGACGGCCATGCCAGCCCGGGCGCCGACGGCCAGGAACGCGTCTCTGAGATCATCAGCTTCGCGGAGACAG ACGGCCTCGCCTCCTCCCGCGTCCGCCTCTACTTCTTTATCTCCAATGAAGGCAACCAGAACCTGTTTGTGGTGCAGGCCAGCCTGTGGCTTTACCTGAAGCTGCTGCCCTACGTCCTGGAGAAGGGCAGTCGGAGGAAGGTGCGGGTCAAGGTGTACCACCAGGAGCAGGGCCACGGCGACCGGTGGGACGTGGTGGAGAAGAAGGTAGACCTCAAGCGCAGCGGCTGGCACACCTTCCCACTCACCGAGGCCATCCAGGCCCTGTTCGAGCGGGGCGAGCGGCGACTCAACCTGGACGTACAGTGCGACGGCTGCCAGGAGCTGGCTGTGGTGCCCGTGTTCGTGGACCCCAGCGAGGAGTCTCACCGGCCCTTCGTGGTCGTGCAGGCACGGCTGGGTGACAGCAGGCACCGCATTCGCAAGCGCGGCCTGGAGTGCGATGGCCGGACCAACCTCTGTTGCAGGCAGCAGTTCTTCATTGACTTCCGCCTCATCGGCTGGAACGACTGGATCATCGCGCCCACGGGCTATTACGGGAACTACTGTGAGGGCAGCTGCCCAGCCTACCTGGCCGGAGTCCCAGGCTCAGCCTCCTCCTTCCACACGGCCGTGGTGAACCAGTACCGCATGCGGGGCCTGAACCCCGGCACGGTGAGCTCCTGCTGCATCCCCACCAAGCTGAGCACCATGTCCATGCTCTACTTCGATGACGAGTACAACATCGTCAAGCGAGACGTGCCCAACATGATCGTGGAGGAGTGCGGCTGTGCCTGA